ACTTCACCGCCTCCGAAGGAGAGGCCGGCTGTCCACGAATTCCTCCGCACGGCACGCCGGATGAAACCTCGCCAACTCAGAGCGCTGCGGGGCGTGGCCCAGGCCATGCTCACGACGAACTCGAGCACTTCCCGACGGCCCACGCCCTCGACGCAAGACGCCCGCTGCTGACCATGACCCGCCTGAAGCTGCACCGATGAAGGACCCTCACCATCCGGCGTGCGGCACGACGCGCGGAGGACTTTGGTAGATGCGACCCATGGAACTCGAACAGCTACAGCCCGAACAGCTCCAGCAATCCCTGGGAGAAGTGGCCCGTGCGGCTCGCGAGCGGCTGGGGCTCACCCAGGCCCAGGTCGCGCGCCAGGCCGGAATCGCCGCCAATGTTTATGGTCGCATTGAACGCGGCGGAATGATGCCCGCCGTCCCGACGCTGCGAAAGCTTGCGCGCACCCTCGGCATCTCCGCAGACGCGCTGCTCGCGTTAAGCCCCACTGATGTGGCCGCCTCCGTCGATGCGCCCGCCCCCGAGGGCAGCCTGTCGCCGGAGCTGCTGCAACTCGTGAGCATGCTGCGCGGGTGGAGCCCCGCGAAGGTGAAGCGGCTGATTCGGGTGTTGAAGGTGTTGGAGAACGCGACCGACGACGAGTGAGCGGACGCAACGAGATTGGGCTGGGGCCAGGGGCCGAGCTGCACCCGGACTTTGGAGGGGTACTGGTGTGCGCCGCCCCTGGCTCTGGCCGCTGTACGCGAGGCAAGCGTCTGTGCTCCGCGTGGACACGGGCACGCGCCAGGTGTGATTCAAGCAGCGCAACCTGAGAGCCGAGTCGTGCTAGCCTCCAACTCCGGAGGTCGACTCATTCCATGCAACTCCCGCCGTTCAAGCAGCCCGAGTCCGGGGACATTGTTGGTGACTACCGCCTCACAGCAAAGCTGGGCGATGGTGGACAGGGGCTCGTCTTCAAGGCCGAGCGCGCGGGCCGCTTCTTCGTCATCAAGTTCTTCCGTGCCCGCGAGCTGGACGCATGGGGCCTCATGGAGGTGTCCATCCTCCAGAAATTCAAGCACCCCAACATCGTCCGCGTCCGTGGCTACGACCGCTGGCCCGACCCTGACCACGGCTACTTCTACATCGTCATGGAGTGGGTGGACGGCCTGACGCTGGAGCAGTACGCCCTCACGGAAAACCCGTGTGCCCGCCGGTGCGCGGGCCTCATGCTGACGCTGGCCCGCACCCTCGGAGCGGTGCATCGCAAGAATGTCCTTCACCGTGACATCAAGCGGGACAACATCATCATCCGCTCGCGCAACGTGGAGCCCGTGCTGGTGGACTTCGGCATAGGCGCCGTGGCCGAGGCCACCCCGGTGCCCGGCTCCAGCGTGCTTCCACCCGGAACGCAGGAGTACGTGAGCCCCGAGGCATGGCGCTTCCTCGGGGAGAACGCGGGCGATCCGGTGAGCTACAAGTCCCAGGTGTCCGACGAGCTGTGGGCGCTGGGCGTTACCTTCTACTGGCTCCTCACCAACCGGCTGCCCTTTGGCACCCGGCGCAACCCTCTCATGGTGAAGGCGATTCTCGGCACGACTCCTCCGGCCCCGCACGAGTGCAATCCTCGGGTGCCCAAGGCGCTGTCCGACGTGTGCATGCGCATGTTGGAGAAGGAGCCCGCCGTGCGCTTCCCGGACATGGCGGCGCTGTGCGCGGTGCTCGAGTCGGCGTTGGCCGAGGCCCGGGGCGACGCGAGCTGGGACGTGCCACTGGGCGACCCGGATACGCCCGAAGAGGCGATGACGGATGAGGTTCCAGCGCAGGTGCCCTGGGACGAGGAGGAACTCGCGGTGCGCAGGTGCTTCGCACCGCCGCGACGCGGACAGAAGAAGCTGAGTGCCGAGGAGAGCCGTACTTCTGTGGTTGCTCCGCCTGTCATGCCCGCCGCGCCTCCAAGCCCCGCGCCGGTGGCCGAGGCCCTGGCGGCGCGCATGGCGGCCATATTCCCCGCCCATGCCTGGGAAGGCGTGCCGCTCCCCGAGGGGGAAGTGGCAGCTCCGCCGTTGCCGGCGGTGCAGGGCTCCGCGGTTCCCGAGTCGGGGGTCGTCGCCTCTCAGATGAGGTATGCAGGACCCACGCGCGAAGCCGTTCCGAGGCGAGG
The sequence above is drawn from the Archangium lipolyticum genome and encodes:
- a CDS encoding helix-turn-helix domain-containing protein; the protein is MELEQLQPEQLQQSLGEVARAARERLGLTQAQVARQAGIAANVYGRIERGGMMPAVPTLRKLARTLGISADALLALSPTDVAASVDAPAPEGSLSPELLQLVSMLRGWSPAKVKRLIRVLKVLENATDDE
- a CDS encoding serine/threonine protein kinase, whose amino-acid sequence is MQLPPFKQPESGDIVGDYRLTAKLGDGGQGLVFKAERAGRFFVIKFFRARELDAWGLMEVSILQKFKHPNIVRVRGYDRWPDPDHGYFYIVMEWVDGLTLEQYALTENPCARRCAGLMLTLARTLGAVHRKNVLHRDIKRDNIIIRSRNVEPVLVDFGIGAVAEATPVPGSSVLPPGTQEYVSPEAWRFLGENAGDPVSYKSQVSDELWALGVTFYWLLTNRLPFGTRRNPLMVKAILGTTPPAPHECNPRVPKALSDVCMRMLEKEPAVRFPDMAALCAVLESALAEARGDASWDVPLGDPDTPEEAMTDEVPAQVPWDEEELAVRRCFAPPRRGQKKLSAEESRTSVVAPPVMPAAPPSPAPVAEALAARMAAIFPAHAWEGVPLPEGEVAAPPLPAVQGSAVPESGVVASQMRYAGPTREAVPRRGPLRLAVSRAFPTFMGTLPVRAVALDGLRRAALVLVLMAVAAAASAGAVLAASPSQAGGITQHQPASEPLTSSGNNPTLHTYLARELAVSRESPQAGGGAALFLPSTPAPAFTTAMLRKEDFSVNTPEKPQPQARRARFAEKCVTAACCAVLGGCVGVPSVRPAPKPEACPTSAVDTMNALGIHIGQEAFGSFPVVGGAKPVTVTEYSTFTLTTDLGELRPGTVLSGRLIFAEDRVYGRFKQAKAPSGKTYPVCLELRSRAGELGVKMKPDGGPDSAVVSSSQDVRAVDRFE